A genomic segment from Streptosporangium roseum DSM 43021 encodes:
- a CDS encoding thioredoxin domain-containing protein — MGKAARDHSARDRIKAQREEQQKKERLKRIATITTVAVVALGAVGAGWWYAAQGSKSEEAGGALAPITAAADGSVVMAKAGVEKPVLDVYEDFQCPACKALEETSGATIKNLAAEGKVKVVYHPITIFPQEANKGVTRGNSVRGGAASRCVPGGAPWIKFHDRLFEEQPSETVEGFKLDDMVAWGKDAGVTDPGFEKCVTGQQKAPEHTAYSTKILESAKLQGTPTLKINGTEVDNSVAFKPADLRQAILDAAK, encoded by the coding sequence ATGGGCAAGGCCGCGCGGGATCATTCGGCGCGTGACCGGATCAAGGCGCAGCGCGAGGAGCAGCAGAAGAAGGAGCGGCTCAAGCGCATCGCGACGATCACAACGGTGGCGGTCGTCGCGCTCGGCGCCGTCGGGGCCGGATGGTGGTACGCCGCCCAGGGAAGCAAGTCCGAGGAGGCCGGCGGGGCGCTGGCACCGATCACCGCCGCCGCCGACGGCTCCGTGGTGATGGCCAAGGCGGGCGTGGAGAAGCCGGTGCTGGACGTCTACGAGGACTTCCAGTGCCCCGCCTGCAAGGCGCTGGAGGAGACCAGCGGCGCCACGATCAAGAACCTGGCCGCCGAGGGCAAGGTCAAGGTGGTCTACCACCCGATCACGATCTTCCCGCAGGAGGCGAACAAGGGCGTCACCCGCGGCAACTCCGTCCGCGGCGGCGCCGCCTCCCGCTGCGTCCCCGGCGGTGCTCCGTGGATCAAATTCCACGACAGGCTGTTCGAGGAGCAGCCGTCGGAGACCGTCGAGGGCTTCAAGCTCGATGACATGGTCGCCTGGGGCAAGGACGCCGGGGTCACCGACCCGGGCTTCGAGAAGTGCGTCACCGGCCAGCAGAAGGCGCCCGAGCACACCGCCTACAGCACCAAGATCCTGGAGAGCGCGAAGCTCCAGGGCACCCCGACGCTGAAGATCAACGGCACCGAGGTGGACAACAGCGTGGCGTTCAAGCCGGCCGATCTGCGCCAGGCGATACTTGATGCGGCCAAGTAG
- the lgt gene encoding prolipoprotein diacylglyceryl transferase, which produces MPLASIPSPSQGVWHLGVVPIRAYALCIVLGVIVAVIMGERRWRARGGAPGTIVDLAVWAVPFGLVGGRLYHVITDWQLYFGPDAPNEPIEALFIWNGGLGIWGAVALGALGVWFGCRGRGISLSAVADTVAPGIAVAQAIGRWGNYFNQELFGRPTDLPWGLEIDPDRPGTVPGEATYHPTFLYESIWDLGLALVLIWAGRRFALRHGRVFALYVAGYTVGRFWIEGLRVDTAHHILGLRLNQWTSIILLVAALAYFWYAGRKTGEESVGVTPELAPDGAGAVDPAHPSDEADEAERAGDAGDDGQDRPEGRAEPAGVASELAPDGAGAVDPAHPSDQADEAEKTGAAGTPGASREESAVRATAEAEKERP; this is translated from the coding sequence ATGCCCCTCGCCTCGATTCCCAGCCCCTCCCAGGGGGTCTGGCACCTCGGCGTGGTCCCCATCCGGGCCTACGCACTGTGCATCGTGCTCGGCGTCATCGTCGCCGTCATCATGGGTGAGCGCCGCTGGCGCGCCCGCGGCGGCGCGCCCGGCACGATCGTGGACCTCGCCGTCTGGGCCGTGCCGTTCGGCCTGGTCGGCGGGCGTCTCTACCACGTCATCACCGACTGGCAGCTCTACTTCGGGCCGGACGCGCCCAACGAGCCCATCGAGGCGCTGTTCATCTGGAACGGCGGGCTGGGCATCTGGGGGGCCGTCGCGCTCGGGGCCCTCGGCGTGTGGTTCGGCTGCCGCGGCCGGGGGATCTCCCTGTCCGCGGTGGCCGACACCGTCGCCCCCGGCATCGCCGTCGCCCAGGCGATCGGCCGCTGGGGCAACTACTTCAACCAGGAGCTGTTCGGCAGGCCCACCGACCTGCCCTGGGGCCTGGAGATCGACCCCGACCGGCCGGGCACGGTGCCGGGCGAGGCGACCTACCACCCCACCTTCCTGTACGAGTCGATCTGGGACCTGGGGCTGGCGCTCGTCCTGATCTGGGCCGGCCGCAGGTTCGCGCTCCGTCACGGCCGGGTCTTCGCCCTCTACGTCGCGGGCTACACCGTGGGCCGGTTCTGGATCGAGGGCCTGCGGGTGGACACCGCCCACCACATCCTCGGCCTGCGGCTCAACCAGTGGACCTCCATCATCCTGCTCGTCGCGGCGCTGGCCTATTTCTGGTATGCCGGAAGGAAGACAGGGGAGGAGTCCGTCGGGGTGACGCCGGAGCTCGCACCGGACGGTGCGGGGGCCGTCGACCCGGCGCATCCGTCCGACGAGGCCGACGAGGCCGAGAGGGCCGGCGACGCCGGGGATGACGGGCAGGACCGGCCGGAGGGGCGTGCGGAGCCCGCCGGCGTGGCCTCGGAGCTCGCACCGGACGGTGCGGGGGCCGTCGACCCGGCGCACCCGTCCGACCAGGCCGACGAGGCCGAGAAGACCGGCGCCGCGGGCACCCCCGGGGCGTCCCGGGAGGAGAGCGCGGTGCGGGCCACAGCAGAGGCCGAGAAAGAGAGACCATGA
- a CDS encoding VIT1/CCC1 transporter family protein has translation MSAGESGGRAEIHHAHRDVNGGWLRPSVFGAMDGLVSNFALIAGVAGGTASTKVIVLAGVAGLAAGAFSMAGGEYVSVASQRELALAEIDVERRELERHPEAEQAELAQLYESRGVEPGVAAEVARQISQDPEKALEVHARAELGVAPDDLPSPRIAALSSFLSFSVGAILPLLPYLLGVTSLVSSAVISCLALFGAGALVSRVTARSWWYSGLRQLVVGVVAAALTFGLGNLLGGSGL, from the coding sequence ATGAGCGCAGGCGAGTCCGGGGGGCGCGCCGAGATCCATCACGCGCACCGTGACGTCAACGGGGGCTGGCTGCGGCCCTCGGTGTTCGGTGCGATGGACGGGCTCGTCTCCAACTTCGCCCTGATCGCCGGTGTCGCGGGCGGTACGGCCAGCACCAAGGTCATCGTGCTGGCCGGGGTGGCCGGGCTGGCGGCGGGCGCGTTCTCCATGGCCGGCGGCGAATACGTCTCGGTGGCCAGCCAGCGGGAGCTCGCCCTCGCCGAGATCGACGTCGAGCGGCGCGAGCTCGAACGCCACCCCGAGGCCGAGCAGGCCGAGCTCGCCCAGCTCTACGAGTCGCGTGGCGTCGAGCCCGGCGTGGCGGCGGAGGTGGCCCGGCAGATCTCCCAGGATCCCGAGAAGGCGCTGGAGGTGCACGCCCGGGCCGAGCTCGGGGTCGCCCCGGACGACCTGCCCTCGCCCAGGATCGCCGCCCTCTCCTCCTTCCTGTCCTTCAGCGTGGGCGCGATCCTGCCGCTCCTGCCGTACCTCCTGGGGGTCACCAGCCTGGTGAGCTCGGCGGTGATCTCCTGCCTGGCCCTGTTCGGCGCGGGCGCGCTGGTCTCCCGGGTCACCGCGCGCAGCTGGTGGTACAGCGGGCTGCGCCAGCTCGTGGTCGGCGTGGTCGCGGCCGCTCTGACCTTCGGCCTCGGCAATCTCCTGGGAGGGAGCGGACTGTGA
- a CDS encoding bis-aminopropyl spermidine synthase family protein, translated as MEAIAALIAQAGVDGRRLRTVLALLGDGRWWTLADLVRESATSRRTVEALLREVGLERSGDRFRLREPLIGLAGAAVAPADPVAHLLPGHAELVARMEELVAKAPRGRQALDHVAATADTVVRRALLLDARFWLEGARLLCVGDHDLTSLATALLHPGVEVTVVDIDERILAYIAGQADRLGLNVRTRWADLRLGLPASVQSWADLAITDPPYTPEGIGLFAARAVEGLRDRERGRILLAYGASERTPALALKVQHALSQLNLVNEAIYPDFNRYFGAEAIGSAADLYILRPTTKTWPAVAARVDGFGAAIYTHGPQSVESTGVPVPAPAATGQAPEVLVGEWPRDLLAKTPRARLTTWLAKPYASDPGRVAIAVPAGLEAALPRLLLATRARQVQVTLAGPPKDLPADLLSPVYGLTVDGSTVHAVRLPPPATDEGRILRRILDNAHGKLANTWREALIKVRGELTKKQARAVVTAVAPWADDVTVLELPAHRLQELPAAVRSSLSAPDAAGSPG; from the coding sequence ATGGAAGCGATTGCGGCGCTCATCGCGCAGGCGGGTGTGGACGGCAGGCGGCTGCGGACGGTGCTGGCACTCCTGGGGGACGGCCGCTGGTGGACTCTGGCGGATCTGGTCCGGGAGAGCGCGACGTCACGGCGGACCGTCGAGGCCCTGCTGCGCGAGGTCGGGCTGGAGCGCTCCGGCGACCGCTTCCGGCTCCGGGAGCCGCTGATCGGCCTCGCTGGCGCCGCCGTCGCGCCCGCCGACCCGGTGGCGCACCTGCTGCCCGGCCACGCCGAACTGGTGGCGCGGATGGAGGAGCTGGTCGCCAAGGCGCCCCGCGGCCGCCAGGCGCTGGATCACGTGGCCGCGACCGCCGACACCGTGGTCCGCCGGGCACTGCTGCTGGACGCCCGGTTCTGGCTGGAGGGGGCCCGGCTGCTGTGCGTGGGAGACCACGACCTGACCTCGCTGGCGACCGCCCTGCTGCACCCGGGCGTCGAGGTGACCGTGGTGGACATCGACGAGCGCATCCTCGCCTACATCGCCGGCCAGGCCGACCGGCTCGGCCTCAACGTGCGGACCCGCTGGGCCGACCTGCGCCTGGGCCTGCCCGCGTCCGTCCAGTCATGGGCCGACCTGGCGATCACCGACCCGCCCTACACCCCCGAGGGCATCGGGCTGTTCGCCGCCCGCGCCGTGGAGGGGCTCCGCGACCGCGAGCGGGGCCGGATCCTGCTGGCCTACGGGGCCAGCGAGCGCACCCCCGCCCTCGCTCTGAAGGTGCAGCACGCCCTGTCCCAGCTCAACCTCGTCAACGAGGCCATCTACCCCGACTTCAACCGCTACTTCGGCGCCGAGGCCATCGGCTCCGCCGCCGACCTGTACATCCTCCGTCCCACCACCAAGACCTGGCCCGCCGTGGCCGCCCGCGTCGACGGCTTCGGCGCGGCCATCTACACCCACGGCCCCCAGTCCGTCGAGTCCACCGGCGTCCCCGTCCCCGCGCCGGCCGCCACCGGCCAGGCGCCCGAGGTGCTCGTGGGCGAGTGGCCCAGGGACCTGCTCGCCAAGACGCCCCGGGCCCGCCTGACGACATGGCTCGCCAAGCCCTACGCCAGCGACCCCGGCAGGGTCGCGATAGCCGTACCGGCGGGGCTGGAGGCGGCGCTGCCCCGGCTGCTGCTGGCCACCCGCGCCCGGCAGGTCCAGGTCACCCTGGCCGGACCGCCGAAGGACCTGCCCGCCGACCTGCTCTCCCCGGTCTACGGACTGACCGTCGACGGCTCGACGGTCCACGCCGTACGGCTCCCGCCTCCCGCGACGGACGAGGGGCGGATCCTGCGCCGCATCCTGGACAACGCCCACGGCAAGCTCGCCAACACCTGGCGCGAGGCCCTCATCAAGGTGCGGGGCGAGCTGACCAAGAAGCAGGCCAGGGCCGTCGTCACCGCCGTCGCCCCCTGGGCCGACGACGTCACCGTCCTCGAACTGCCCGCCCACCGCCTCCAGGAGCTCCCCGCCGCGGTGCGGAGCTCCCTCAGCGCACCAGACGCTGCTGGATCACCAGGCTGA
- the gltB gene encoding glutamate synthase large subunit: protein MPAAHLGFPEPQGLYHPSHEHDACGVAMVADVAGRRSHDIVAKALTALCNLDHRGAQGSEPDTGDGAGILTQIPDTFFRAVTDFPLPVAGSYAVGTAFLPADPEARAIGVRMIEEIAAEEGLTVLGWRDVPTDPTLPGPSARAVMPFFRQIFVASPQGESGLELDRLAFCLRKRAEHEVDVYFPSLSARTIVYKGMLTPPQVEPFFPDLSDERYETAISLVHSRFSTNTFPSWPLAHPYRYVAHNGEINTVKGNRNWMRAREAMLETAAIPGELSRLFPICDPDGSDTASFDETLELLHLAGRKLPHAVLMMIPEAWENHTEMDPARRAFYEFHSTLLEAWDGPASITFSDGTLVGAVLDRNGLRPGRFWVTRDGLVVLASEAGVLDIAPQDVVRKGRLQPGKMFLIDTELGKIIEDDEIKAELAAELPYAEWLHAGLVRFEELPARSREIPTHEALIKRQQTFGYTEEELRIILSPMAKVGAEPIGSMGTDTPVAVLSEKPRLLFDYFSQLFAQVTNPPLDAIREELVTSLASTLGPEGNLLDPGPASCRQLVLPYPVIDNDELAKIIHINDEGALPGFHPRVVSGLYEVRGGGEALLHRLEEICAEVSAAIEGGARVIVLSDRGSSDVLAPIPSLLLTGAVHHHLIAEKTRTRVGLVIETGEAREAHHMALLVGYGAGAVNPYLAIETVEDMVDSGVLAIDKHKAVRNLIKAYGKGVLKVMSKMGVSTVASYTGAQIFEALGLGQDVIDACFTGTTSRLGGIGFDVLAQEVALRHGRAYPRAENAHRRLEVGGEYQWRREGEPHLFNPETVFKLQHATRSRRYEIFKEYTGLVDSQAEKLMTLRGLFKFRDGVREPVPIDEVEPVSEIVKRFSTGAMSYGSISMEAHETLAIAMNRLGGKSNTGEGGEDPERLYDPARRSAIKQVASGRFGVTSEYLVNADDLQIKMAQGAKPGEGGQLPGHKVYPWIAKTRHSTPGVGLISPPPHHDIYSIEDLAQLIHDLKNSNPVARVHVKLVAEVGVGTVAAGVSKAHADVVLISGHDGGTGASPLTSLKHAGAPWELGLAETQQTLLLNGLRDRIVVQVDGQLKTGRDVVVAALLGAEEYGFATAPLVVSGCVMMRVCHLDTCPVGVATQNPELRKRFTGKPEFVINFFEFIAEEIREHLAALGFRSLDEAIGHAELLDTTSAENHWKAAGLDLAPILHQPELPEGTALRRTQEQDHGLDKALDHTLIQLAEGALDHGRRVTLELPIRNVNRTVGTMLGHEVTRRYGGAGLPDDTIEVRFTGSAGNSFGAFVPRGVTLRLTGDANDYLGKGLSGGRITVQPHDEAPLEGHIIAGNVGLYGATSGEVFVRGVMGERFCVRNSGATAVVEGVGDHGCEYMTGGKVVVLGPTGRNFAAGMSGGVAYLLDLNPARVNREMVEIESLDEAESETLREIVEAHLTETGSTVAKALLTDWDPARFSKIMPTDYKRVLRAAEAARLEGRDIDEAVMTAAVQG, encoded by the coding sequence ATGCCTGCTGCCCACCTCGGCTTTCCCGAGCCCCAGGGCCTCTACCACCCCTCGCACGAGCACGACGCCTGTGGCGTCGCCATGGTCGCGGACGTGGCCGGCCGCCGCAGTCACGACATCGTCGCGAAGGCCCTGACGGCGCTCTGCAACCTCGACCATCGGGGGGCCCAGGGTAGCGAACCGGACACCGGCGACGGCGCCGGGATCCTGACGCAGATCCCCGACACGTTCTTCCGCGCCGTGACGGACTTCCCGCTGCCCGTGGCGGGCTCCTACGCCGTCGGCACGGCCTTCCTGCCCGCCGACCCCGAGGCCCGCGCGATCGGCGTGCGGATGATCGAGGAGATCGCGGCGGAGGAGGGCCTGACGGTCCTCGGCTGGCGCGACGTGCCGACCGACCCCACGCTGCCCGGGCCGAGCGCCCGCGCGGTGATGCCGTTCTTCCGGCAGATCTTCGTGGCCTCGCCGCAGGGCGAGAGCGGCCTGGAGCTGGACCGGCTGGCCTTCTGCCTGCGCAAGCGGGCCGAGCACGAGGTGGACGTCTACTTCCCCTCGCTGAGCGCCCGGACGATCGTCTACAAGGGCATGCTCACCCCGCCGCAGGTCGAGCCGTTCTTCCCCGACCTGAGCGACGAGCGCTACGAGACCGCGATCTCGCTGGTCCACTCGCGCTTCTCCACCAACACCTTCCCCTCCTGGCCGCTGGCGCACCCCTACCGCTACGTCGCCCACAACGGCGAGATCAACACGGTCAAGGGCAACCGCAACTGGATGCGGGCCCGCGAGGCCATGCTGGAGACCGCGGCCATCCCGGGCGAGCTGTCGCGGCTCTTCCCGATCTGCGACCCCGACGGCTCCGACACCGCCTCCTTCGACGAGACGCTGGAGCTGCTCCACCTCGCCGGGCGCAAGCTGCCGCACGCGGTGCTGATGATGATCCCCGAGGCGTGGGAGAACCACACCGAGATGGACCCCGCGCGGCGGGCGTTCTACGAGTTCCACTCCACGCTGCTCGAGGCCTGGGACGGCCCTGCCTCGATCACCTTCTCCGACGGCACCCTGGTCGGCGCGGTCCTCGACCGCAACGGCCTGCGCCCGGGACGGTTCTGGGTCACCAGGGACGGCCTCGTCGTGCTGGCCTCCGAGGCCGGTGTGCTCGACATCGCGCCGCAGGACGTGGTCCGCAAGGGCCGCCTGCAGCCGGGCAAGATGTTCCTGATCGACACCGAGCTCGGCAAGATCATCGAGGACGACGAGATCAAGGCGGAGCTCGCCGCCGAGCTGCCCTACGCCGAGTGGCTGCACGCCGGTCTGGTCCGCTTCGAGGAGCTGCCCGCCCGCTCGCGTGAGATCCCGACCCACGAGGCGCTGATCAAGCGTCAGCAGACCTTCGGCTACACCGAGGAAGAGCTGCGGATCATCCTGTCGCCGATGGCCAAGGTGGGCGCCGAGCCGATCGGCTCGATGGGCACCGACACCCCGGTCGCGGTGCTCAGCGAGAAGCCCCGGCTGCTGTTCGACTACTTCAGCCAGCTTTTCGCGCAGGTCACCAACCCGCCGCTGGACGCCATCCGCGAGGAGCTCGTCACCTCCCTGGCCAGCACCCTCGGCCCCGAGGGCAACCTGCTCGACCCGGGCCCGGCCTCCTGCCGCCAGCTCGTGCTGCCGTACCCGGTGATCGACAACGACGAGCTCGCGAAGATCATCCACATCAACGACGAGGGCGCGCTGCCGGGCTTCCACCCGCGCGTCGTCTCCGGCCTGTACGAGGTCCGGGGCGGCGGTGAGGCGCTGCTGCACCGCCTTGAGGAGATCTGCGCCGAGGTCTCGGCGGCGATCGAGGGCGGGGCGCGCGTCATCGTGCTCTCCGACCGGGGCTCCTCCGACGTGCTGGCGCCGATCCCGTCGCTGCTGCTCACCGGCGCGGTCCACCACCACCTGATCGCCGAGAAGACCCGCACCCGGGTCGGCCTGGTCATCGAGACCGGCGAGGCCCGCGAGGCCCACCACATGGCGCTCCTCGTCGGCTACGGCGCGGGCGCGGTCAACCCCTACCTCGCCATCGAGACCGTCGAGGACATGGTCGACTCCGGCGTCCTGGCGATCGACAAGCACAAGGCCGTGCGCAACCTCATCAAGGCGTACGGCAAGGGCGTGCTGAAGGTCATGTCCAAGATGGGCGTGTCCACCGTCGCCTCCTACACCGGCGCGCAGATCTTCGAGGCGCTCGGGCTCGGCCAGGACGTCATCGACGCCTGCTTCACCGGGACGACCTCCCGCCTGGGCGGCATCGGCTTCGACGTCCTGGCCCAGGAGGTCGCGCTCCGCCACGGGCGGGCCTACCCGCGGGCCGAGAACGCCCACCGCCGCCTGGAGGTCGGCGGGGAGTACCAGTGGCGCCGCGAGGGCGAGCCGCACCTGTTCAACCCCGAGACCGTCTTCAAGCTGCAGCACGCCACCCGCTCGCGCCGCTACGAGATCTTCAAGGAGTACACCGGCCTGGTGGACTCCCAGGCCGAGAAGCTGATGACGCTGCGCGGCCTGTTCAAGTTCAGGGACGGCGTCCGCGAGCCGGTCCCGATCGACGAGGTCGAGCCGGTCTCCGAGATCGTCAAGCGGTTCTCCACCGGCGCGATGTCCTACGGCTCCATCTCGATGGAGGCGCACGAGACCCTCGCTATCGCGATGAACCGGCTGGGCGGCAAGTCCAACACCGGCGAGGGCGGCGAGGACCCCGAGCGGCTCTACGACCCCGCCCGCCGCTCCGCCATCAAGCAGGTGGCCTCGGGCCGCTTCGGCGTGACGTCGGAGTATCTGGTCAACGCCGACGACCTGCAGATCAAGATGGCCCAGGGCGCCAAGCCCGGCGAGGGCGGCCAGCTGCCCGGCCACAAGGTCTACCCGTGGATCGCCAAGACCCGGCACTCCACCCCGGGCGTCGGCCTCATCTCGCCGCCGCCGCACCACGACATCTACTCCATCGAGGACCTCGCCCAGCTCATCCACGACCTGAAGAACTCCAACCCGGTCGCCCGCGTGCACGTCAAGCTCGTGGCCGAGGTCGGCGTCGGCACGGTCGCGGCGGGCGTGTCCAAGGCGCACGCCGACGTGGTGCTCATCTCCGGCCACGACGGCGGCACCGGCGCCTCCCCGCTGACCTCGCTCAAGCACGCGGGCGCGCCCTGGGAGCTCGGCCTGGCCGAGACCCAGCAGACACTGCTGCTCAACGGCCTGCGCGACCGGATCGTGGTGCAGGTGGACGGCCAGCTCAAGACCGGCCGCGACGTGGTCGTCGCCGCGCTGCTCGGCGCGGAGGAGTACGGCTTCGCCACCGCCCCGCTGGTCGTCTCCGGCTGCGTGATGATGCGCGTCTGCCACCTGGACACCTGCCCGGTCGGCGTCGCCACCCAGAACCCCGAGCTGCGCAAGCGGTTCACCGGCAAGCCCGAGTTCGTGATCAACTTCTTCGAGTTCATCGCCGAGGAGATCCGCGAGCACCTCGCCGCGCTGGGCTTCCGCAGCCTCGACGAGGCCATCGGCCACGCCGAGCTGCTGGACACCACCTCGGCCGAGAACCACTGGAAGGCCGCGGGCCTGGACCTGGCGCCGATCCTGCACCAGCCGGAGCTGCCCGAGGGCACCGCGCTCCGCCGTACGCAGGAGCAGGACCACGGGCTGGACAAGGCGCTGGACCACACGCTGATCCAGCTCGCCGAGGGCGCGCTGGACCACGGCCGGCGGGTCACCCTGGAGCTGCCCATCCGCAACGTCAACCGCACGGTCGGCACCATGCTCGGCCACGAGGTGACCAGGCGGTACGGCGGAGCGGGTCTCCCCGACGACACCATCGAGGTCCGGTTCACCGGCTCGGCGGGCAACTCCTTCGGCGCCTTCGTGCCCCGGGGCGTCACGCTGCGGCTGACCGGCGACGCCAACGACTACCTCGGCAAGGGCCTGTCGGGCGGCCGGATCACGGTCCAGCCGCACGACGAGGCGCCGCTGGAGGGCCACATCATCGCCGGCAACGTCGGCCTGTACGGCGCGACCTCCGGCGAGGTGTTCGTCCGCGGGGTCATGGGGGAGCGGTTCTGCGTCCGCAACTCCGGCGCCACCGCGGTCGTCGAGGGCGTCGGCGACCACGGCTGCGAGTACATGACGGGCGGCAAGGTGGTCGTCCTCGGCCCGACCGGCCGCAACTTCGCGGCGGGCATGTCCGGTGGCGTCGCCTACCTGCTCGACCTCAACCCGGCGCGGGTCAACCGCGAGATGGTGGAGATCGAGTCGCTGGACGAGGCCGAGTCCGAGACCCTGAGGGAGATCGTCGAGGCGCACCTGACGGAGACCGGCTCCACGGTCGCCAAGGCGCTCCTGACCGACTGGGACCCGGCCCGGTTCAGCAAGATCATGCCGACGGACTACAAGCGGGTCCTGAGGGCCGCCGAGGCCGCGCGCCTCGAAGGCCGCGACATCGACGAGGCGGTCATGACCGCGGCGGTTCAGGGATGA
- a CDS encoding glutamate synthase subunit beta, with protein sequence MADPKGFLTHGRELPARRPVDVRIRDWREVYQDFPKPALTKQAARCMDCGIPFCHNGCPLGNLIPEWNDLVYRDDWQEAIERLHATNNFPEFTGRLCPAPCEAACVLGINSDPVAIKRVEVEIIDRAFDEGWVTPQLPASKTGKRVAVVGSGPAGLAAAQQLTRAGHDVVVFERADRIGGLLRYGIPEFKMEKRHIDRRLAQMRAEGTEFRTGVNVGVDITAARLREEFDAVVLAGGATRWRDLTVAGRDLKGIYQAMEYLPPSNKVQEGDFPVSPISAEGKHVVVIGGGDTGADCIGTAIRQGAASVTQLEIMPQPPADRPGSQPWPTFPILFKMESAHEELAVGGGDRVYAVSTTEFAGDADGNVRALRLVEVEGPATGFKPIAGTEREIPAELVTLSMGFVGPEKGGLLEELASVAAGEFFDARGNVARDKGYMSSVDGVFVAGDIGRGQSLIVWAIAEGRSAAAAVDRHLTGQTALPVAIPPTARPLV encoded by the coding sequence ATGGCTGACCCGAAGGGTTTTCTCACGCACGGACGCGAGCTGCCGGCGCGCCGCCCGGTGGACGTGCGCATCCGCGACTGGCGGGAGGTCTACCAGGACTTCCCCAAGCCCGCGCTGACCAAGCAGGCCGCGCGCTGCATGGACTGCGGCATCCCGTTCTGCCACAACGGCTGCCCGCTGGGCAACCTCATCCCCGAGTGGAACGACCTGGTCTACCGCGACGACTGGCAGGAGGCCATCGAGCGCCTGCACGCCACCAACAACTTCCCGGAGTTCACCGGCCGCCTGTGCCCGGCGCCCTGTGAGGCGGCGTGCGTGCTCGGCATCAACTCCGACCCGGTGGCGATCAAGCGGGTCGAGGTCGAGATCATCGACCGCGCCTTCGACGAGGGCTGGGTCACCCCCCAGCTCCCGGCCTCGAAGACCGGCAAGCGGGTCGCGGTCGTCGGCTCGGGCCCCGCGGGCCTGGCCGCCGCCCAGCAGCTCACCAGGGCCGGGCACGACGTGGTGGTGTTCGAGCGCGCCGACCGGATCGGCGGCCTGCTCCGCTACGGCATCCCCGAGTTCAAGATGGAGAAGCGGCACATCGACCGCCGGCTCGCGCAGATGAGGGCCGAGGGCACCGAGTTCCGCACCGGCGTCAACGTCGGCGTCGACATCACCGCGGCCCGGCTCCGCGAGGAGTTCGACGCCGTCGTCCTGGCGGGCGGCGCGACCCGGTGGCGGGACCTGACCGTCGCCGGGCGCGACCTGAAGGGCATCTACCAGGCGATGGAGTATCTCCCGCCGTCCAACAAGGTCCAGGAGGGCGACTTCCCGGTCTCGCCGATCAGCGCCGAGGGCAAGCACGTCGTCGTGATCGGCGGAGGCGACACCGGCGCCGACTGCATCGGCACCGCGATCCGGCAGGGCGCCGCGTCGGTGACCCAGCTGGAGATCATGCCCCAGCCTCCGGCGGACCGTCCGGGCAGCCAGCCGTGGCCCACGTTCCCCATCCTGTTCAAGATGGAGAGCGCCCACGAGGAGCTGGCCGTGGGCGGGGGCGACCGGGTCTACGCGGTCTCCACCACCGAGTTCGCCGGCGACGCCGACGGCAACGTCCGGGCGCTGCGCCTGGTCGAGGTCGAGGGTCCGGCGACCGGTTTCAAGCCGATCGCCGGCACCGAGCGGGAGATCCCCGCCGAGCTCGTCACCCTGTCGATGGGCTTCGTCGGCCCGGAGAAGGGCGGCCTGCTGGAGGAGCTGGCCTCCGTCGCGGCGGGCGAGTTCTTCGACGCGCGGGGCAACGTCGCGCGGGACAAGGGCTACATGTCGTCGGTGGACGGGGTGTTCGTCGCCGGTGACATCGGCCGGGGCCAGTCGCTGATCGTCTGGGCGATCGCCGAGGGCCGCTCGGCCGCGGCGGCGGTCGACCGCCACCTCACCGGCCAGACGGCCCTGCCGGTGGCGATCCCGCCCACGGCCCGGCCGCTGGTCTGA